Proteins encoded together in one Pseudomonas sp. Seg1 window:
- a CDS encoding agmatine deiminase family protein, with protein sequence MTTRRDFIKQASVVAGVSAAVMGLGLSPRTVFAAAQGRWFMPDEGDKHERAYIAFGAQDAIWEDFTEDAQEALGRIARAIARFEPVTVFCRQNERSIAEEFCGTRNITYVTAALDDIWMRDISANFVIDDRGGLGAVDFNFSGWGNKQQHSKDAKIARLVAADAQATYQRSELVGEGGGIEVDGHGTGIMTESSWINSNRNPDWSKADVEAELKERLGLRKIIWLPGIKNKDITDAHVDFYARFIKPGVVLANLDTDPESYDHKVTLAHLEILKNATDADGRKLQIHTISPPLKPRKSKFNKDNADFAAGYINYFVINGAIIAPEFGDKAADKKAFDLLSELYPDREIVQLNIDAIAAGGGGIHCVTSHQPQA encoded by the coding sequence ATGACGACTCGTCGCGATTTCATCAAACAGGCCTCGGTGGTTGCCGGTGTCAGTGCAGCGGTGATGGGCCTCGGCCTGTCGCCGCGCACAGTGTTCGCCGCTGCGCAGGGCCGCTGGTTCATGCCCGACGAGGGCGATAAACACGAGCGCGCCTACATCGCCTTCGGCGCACAGGATGCAATCTGGGAGGACTTCACCGAGGATGCCCAGGAAGCGCTCGGCCGCATTGCCCGCGCCATCGCCCGGTTTGAACCGGTCACCGTGTTCTGCCGCCAGAACGAGCGCAGCATCGCCGAAGAATTCTGCGGCACACGCAACATCACTTATGTCACCGCTGCACTCGATGACATCTGGATGCGCGACATCAGCGCCAATTTCGTCATCGACGACAGGGGCGGCCTCGGTGCCGTGGACTTCAACTTCAGCGGCTGGGGCAACAAACAGCAGCACAGCAAAGACGCGAAAATCGCCCGACTTGTGGCCGCCGATGCGCAAGCGACCTATCAGCGCAGCGAACTGGTGGGCGAGGGCGGCGGCATCGAAGTCGATGGCCATGGCACCGGGATAATGACCGAGAGCAGCTGGATCAACAGCAACCGTAACCCGGACTGGAGCAAGGCTGATGTCGAGGCCGAATTGAAGGAACGTCTGGGCCTGCGCAAAATCATCTGGCTGCCGGGGATCAAGAACAAAGACATCACCGATGCCCACGTCGATTTCTATGCGCGCTTCATCAAGCCCGGCGTGGTGCTCGCCAACCTCGACACCGACCCTGAGTCCTACGATCACAAGGTCACGCTGGCGCACCTGGAAATTCTCAAGAACGCCACCGATGCCGACGGGCGTAAATTGCAGATCCACACGATTTCGCCGCCACTGAAGCCGCGCAAGAGCAAGTTCAACAAGGACAACGCTGACTTTGCCGCCGGGTACATCAATTACTTCGTGATCAATGGCGCGATCATCGCGCCGGAATTCGGCGACAAAGCGGCGGACAAAAAGGCGTTTGACCTGTTGTCCGAGCTGTACCCGGATCGTGAAATCGTCCAGCTCAACATTGATGCGATTGCGGCCGGAGGCGGCGGTATTCACTGCGTCACGAGCCATCAGCCACAGGCGTGA
- a CDS encoding extracellular solute-binding protein, with protein sequence MVTHHKRWLGAIGLALTCFMPSLHAEDKTLRLYNWADYFAEDTLSRFTAETGIKVIYDVLDGSETLEAKMLSGGSGYDLIFPGDTVAERLVRAGSLMPLDQAKLTAMDDIEPGLQKLRSHYEHSQKATVPYTWGTIGLTYNEEQIKQRMADAPVNSLDMLFKPELAAKFANCGISVIDSPDEVLAVVLNYLGRDPRSAKPADLAAASDLLMKLRPYIRKFQSQPVTDLVNGNLCLSLGYSGDMTQAQRTSDSAGKHTKFQYRVPREGTTIWMDTMAIPVDARHPEYAYAFINFVMRPENMAAISNATGYPTSSAKARASVDAVMRDNPDIYLDEATYARLITGKDISQADMRARMRTWTKFKTATRQ encoded by the coding sequence ATGGTTACCCACCACAAACGCTGGCTCGGCGCGATAGGCCTGGCACTGACCTGCTTCATGCCGTCACTGCATGCCGAAGACAAGACCCTGCGGCTGTACAACTGGGCCGATTATTTTGCCGAAGACACCCTGAGCCGTTTCACCGCCGAAACCGGGATCAAGGTGATCTACGACGTTCTCGATGGCAGCGAAACGCTAGAGGCGAAGATGCTGTCCGGCGGCAGCGGTTACGACCTGATCTTCCCCGGCGACACCGTGGCCGAGCGCCTCGTGCGCGCCGGCAGCCTGATGCCGCTGGATCAAGCGAAGCTGACGGCAATGGATGACATCGAGCCCGGTTTGCAGAAATTGCGCAGCCACTACGAGCACTCGCAAAAAGCCACGGTGCCGTACACCTGGGGCACCATCGGCCTGACCTACAACGAGGAGCAGATCAAACAGCGCATGGCCGATGCGCCGGTCAACAGCCTGGACATGCTGTTCAAACCAGAACTGGCGGCTAAATTCGCCAACTGCGGGATCTCGGTGATCGACTCGCCGGACGAAGTGCTCGCCGTCGTGCTCAATTACCTCGGCCGCGATCCGCGCAGCGCCAAACCGGCGGATCTGGCGGCAGCGAGTGATTTGCTGATGAAACTGCGGCCGTACATTCGCAAGTTCCAGTCGCAACCGGTGACCGATCTGGTCAATGGCAATCTGTGCCTGTCCCTCGGTTACAGCGGCGACATGACCCAGGCGCAACGCACCTCGGACAGCGCCGGCAAGCACACCAAATTTCAGTATCGAGTGCCGCGTGAGGGCACGACGATCTGGATGGACACCATGGCCATTCCCGTGGACGCCCGACACCCGGAATACGCCTATGCGTTCATCAACTTCGTCATGCGCCCGGAGAACATGGCGGCGATTAGCAATGCCACCGGTTACCCGACATCCAGCGCCAAGGCGCGGGCAAGTGTCGATGCGGTGATGCGCGACAACCCGGACATCTACCTCGACGAAGCGACCTATGCTCGGTTGATTACCGGCAAGGACATTTCCCAGGCCGACATGCGAGCGCGTATGCGCACCTGGACCAAATTCAAAACCGCCACCCGCCAATGA